The Microbulbifer sp. YPW1 genome contains the following window.
GGCAATCCGGAATTTGCCTATTCCGATCACAAGCGCCTGGTAGAGGAAATGCTGGCGGAATACCGGCAGCGCCACCCTCAGCTCAAACAGCTGATTTTTAGGCCCTGTTCTATTATCGGTGCCACCACCAACAGCAAGATCAGCGACCTGTTTGCCGGCAGCGGCATTCTCGATCCCGGCGGCCACAATTCAGCGTTTGTCTTCATTTGGGATCAGGATGTGATCGGCGCGATTGAATACGGCGTGGTGCGCAGTGCCAGCGGCATTTTCAATCTTGCTGGTGATGGCGCCCTGACTCCGGCGGAGATTGCGCGGTTGCTCGGCAAGCCACTGCGGCGTCCGCCGGTGTGGTTGCTGAAAGCACTTTTGTGGGTTAGCTACAACCTGCGCCTGGGCAATGTGCAGCCTGCGCAAGTCATGTTTCTGCAGTACCGGCCGGTGCTGTTGAACACGCGCCTGAAGAACGAGCTGGGCTACCAGCCCAAAAAGACCTCCGCGGAAGCTTTTGCCTACTTTGCTACCAAGGCGCTGGGAATCAGCGTCGACCCCGGCGAAGCCAATGTGACTTGTGCTGGTACTGCTAAAGAGCAGGGAGTTCCGGCATGAGCGCTACGGGAGTAAAGCATATCAACCGGTCAAAAGTTGTCGTCGTCACTGGCGCTGCGGGTGGTCTCGGCTGGGCGCTGGTCCAGTCCCTGGTGAAGGCGCATGCTGGCGTAACGCCGCTGCGATTTGCCCTGGTCGATGTCAACGGCGAAGCGCTGGCGGCGCGCGGTCGCGAGCTTGAGCAACAGGATATCGACGCGGACATATTGGTTGCCGACCTGTCCAGTGAAAGCGCCGTGGCGGAATTGTGCGAGCGCTTGCGCGCGCTCTATCCGCATGTGGATCTGTTGATCAACAATGCGGGTATTACTCATCGCAGCCTCTCTACCCAGACCACCAATACGGTCATTCGCCGGGTGATGGCGGTGGATTACCACGCGCCGGTGGAATTGGCTCAGGGATTGCTGGTACCGCTGCGTGCGGCGGGTGGTTGTGTGGTGAATATCAGTTCCATGGCCGGCTGGATGCCGGTGCTGGGGCGTGCGGGTTACTGTGCAGCGAAGAGTGCGCTACATCAGTACTTTGAAACGTTCCGCGAAGAGGTTCGGGAAGAGGGGATCCGCGTATTGATGGTCTATCCGAGCTTCGTAGCAACGGATATCGATACCAATGCCCTGTCCGGCGACGGCGGGCGAGCCCGCCACGCGCAGAGCACCATCGGTCAGGTGCGCAGTGCGGACTGGATGGCCGACCGGATTGTGGCCGCGCAGATGGCGGGTAAGGAGCGGTTGTTCCCGCGGGACAAATCCCTGCTCGGTGCCTATCTGTATAAGCTGGCGCCGCGTCTGTTCCTGCGTCAGATGGTAAAAAACTTCCGCGTGGAGCTGGAAGAGGGACGCAAGCTGGTACGAGAGTAAGCCAGGTCCGCCAGGATCCGGGGGCGGCATCGGGATGATGCTGGCCTCCGTTGGCTTTTCCGCAATCTCCCGTCTCTTTTTCCGTCTCCTTCCGCTTCCCCATTTGCAATACCCCCGATAACCCGCCTGAAAACAGTCAGTCTAGCCCGACGTCGCAATTCCACGGCGCGCGACCTACAATTCACGTCCTGGATTGCCGGGTGCTGCCCCTCCTTGTTACCCGCGCAGAGAACTGGTTTCGAGCCTTCTATGCCCCTGATCGACAGTCACTGTCATTTTGATTTTGATGCGTTTTCCGCAGACCGCGAGCAGGTCTGGGATAGCTGCCAGCAGCGCGGTGTCCAGGCCCTGGTGATTCCGGGGGTGAGTATTCCCCAGTGGCGATCGCTATTTGCAATGGTGAATGCGCAGGCGGGCTGGTACGGCGCGGCGGGCGTGCATCCCTGGTGGGTTTCAAAGCTTACCCTTTCCCCGCAGCAGGTGTTCCGCGCGGTGGTGGAGCGGGTAGAGCGCGAACGCCGACAGGGCGCTGGGTGCTGTGTGGCAGTGGGGGAGTGCGGGCTGGATGGCAATATTGATCTTCCTCTGGAGCAGCAGCTACCGGTGTTCGAGGCGCAGCTGGAGGCAGCCAATACACTGTCGTTACCGGTAATCGTGCACAGTGTGCGCGCCCACAATGAAGTCATCCGCGCGTTGAAAAAAACTGGGGTAAAAAAGGCCGGTGTAATTCACGCATTCACCGGTAGCCGGGAAATTGCCGAGGAATATATCAAGCTTGGTTTTTATCTGGGGGTGGGGGGCTCCATCACCTATGAGCGCGCCGCCAAGACCCGCAGGACCCTGGCAGGCGTTCCGCTAGAGCATCTCTTGTTGGAATCCGACGCTCCGGACATGCCCCATGCCGGGCATCAGGGCGAGCGCAATAGCCCGGAATATTTGCCGGCTGTGGCTGAAACGCTGGCGGTGCTGCGCCAAGTGCCGGTGGAAAACATTGTCGCCCAAACTGGAAAAAACACGCAGGCGCTATTCGATCTATGACTTTCTCTGTCGAAGAATTTAAACAGCAGTTTCCGCTGTTCCAGCAAAGTGAAAACCGCGATCTGGTATATCTGGACAATGCGGCAACCACACAAAAGCCGGCCTGTGTCATTGAGGGTATCAGCGAGTTTTACCTGCATGCGAACGCGAACACCCACCGCTCCAGCCATCGACTGGCACGGCGCGCGACGGAAATGGTGGAGCAGGTACGGCGCGATGCCGCGGGGTTCCTGGGTGCGCAATCTGCTCGGGAAGTCATCTTCACCCGGGGGGCAACCGAGGGGCTGAATCTGCTGGCCAACAGCCTGTGCGCCACGCTGCGTGCGGGAGATGAAGTCCTGCTGTCCACCGCGGAACATCATGCGAATCTGGTGCCCTGGCAGATGATGGCCGAGCGATACAATCTGCAACTGCGCTTCGTGCCAGACGAGTGGGGCGTGCCGAATTTTGCGCGTATCGGGGAGGCGCTCACCTCGCGTACCCGCATTGTATCGGTAACCGCCGGTTCCAATGCGCTCGGGTTTCGCACCGATCTACAGGCGTTGCGTGAGGCGCTATCCGGGCGCGACCTGATGTGGGTGCTGGATGGTACGCAGCTGGCAGCACACGATGTGGTGGATGTGGCAGCCATTGGTTGCGATTTCTTTGTCTGTTCCGCACACAAGTTCTACGGTCCCACCGGTATCGGGCTGGTGTTCGGGCGCGAGGCGTTGCTGGCACAGCTGCCGCCGTGGCAGGGAGGTGGGGAGATGATCACCAGTGTCGACCTGCTGGCCAGCGAGTTTGCGGACTTGCCCCACCGCTTTGAGGCGGGAACCTCTTCCCTGGCTGCCATCGCCGGA
Protein-coding sequences here:
- a CDS encoding SDR family oxidoreductase — translated: MSEKRVLITGAAGYVGGQLGDLLGKTMPVVGVDIQHRETAFPLFVMDICDAALAELMRAERITHVVHLASVVSPGRDRAREYHIDVEGTRNVLEACITAGVEHLTLTSSGAAYGYHADNPAWLEETHALRGNPEFAYSDHKRLVEEMLAEYRQRHPQLKQLIFRPCSIIGATTNSKISDLFAGSGILDPGGHNSAFVFIWDQDVIGAIEYGVVRSASGIFNLAGDGALTPAEIARLLGKPLRRPPVWLLKALLWVSYNLRLGNVQPAQVMFLQYRPVLLNTRLKNELGYQPKKTSAEAFAYFATKALGISVDPGEANVTCAGTAKEQGVPA
- a CDS encoding SDR family oxidoreductase, yielding MSATGVKHINRSKVVVVTGAAGGLGWALVQSLVKAHAGVTPLRFALVDVNGEALAARGRELEQQDIDADILVADLSSESAVAELCERLRALYPHVDLLINNAGITHRSLSTQTTNTVIRRVMAVDYHAPVELAQGLLVPLRAAGGCVVNISSMAGWMPVLGRAGYCAAKSALHQYFETFREEVREEGIRVLMVYPSFVATDIDTNALSGDGGRARHAQSTIGQVRSADWMADRIVAAQMAGKERLFPRDKSLLGAYLYKLAPRLFLRQMVKNFRVELEEGRKLVRE
- a CDS encoding TatD family hydrolase codes for the protein MPLIDSHCHFDFDAFSADREQVWDSCQQRGVQALVIPGVSIPQWRSLFAMVNAQAGWYGAAGVHPWWVSKLTLSPQQVFRAVVERVERERRQGAGCCVAVGECGLDGNIDLPLEQQLPVFEAQLEAANTLSLPVIVHSVRAHNEVIRALKKTGVKKAGVIHAFTGSREIAEEYIKLGFYLGVGGSITYERAAKTRRTLAGVPLEHLLLESDAPDMPHAGHQGERNSPEYLPAVAETLAVLRQVPVENIVAQTGKNTQALFDL
- a CDS encoding aminotransferase class V-fold PLP-dependent enzyme, with translation MTFSVEEFKQQFPLFQQSENRDLVYLDNAATTQKPACVIEGISEFYLHANANTHRSSHRLARRATEMVEQVRRDAAGFLGAQSAREVIFTRGATEGLNLLANSLCATLRAGDEVLLSTAEHHANLVPWQMMAERYNLQLRFVPDEWGVPNFARIGEALTSRTRIVSVTAGSNALGFRTDLQALREALSGRDLMWVLDGTQLAAHDVVDVAAIGCDFFVCSAHKFYGPTGIGLVFGREALLAQLPPWQGGGEMITSVDLLASEFADLPHRFEAGTSSLAAIAGLGACLKFLGRCDRPAMARHEQGLQQYLHDRLAQIPELVLLSHSQSNLGIVTFTHPRCAAIDLAQWLDGRDIAVRVGHHCAQPLLRAAGHTATVRASFAAYNTRQDAERFMAGVEEFFAQLDAEDTGEPLSVTPVSAAPEWVADDVSALDVDILRGRKTWQDRYRTLMGWAKTISRKDVIRREQNLVRGCESSAWLVHRCEGGRHLFALDSDSRIVKGLGALLLTQLNGQPAGRVNRAELETLFEELGLAQQLSESRSNGFRALMERAFALMSESVG